A DNA window from Niabella yanshanensis contains the following coding sequences:
- a CDS encoding S9 family peptidase: MKKLILLLAMLAGVITCIAQKKPLDHSVYDSWQSIGKTIISNNGQWVAYIITVQEGDDELVVQSTVNNSKTVIPRGYEAGFTSDNATLIFKVKPLFQDIRNAKIKKKKADEMPRDSFALLTLATGKIEKYPNLISLKTPKESNIWVAGLFKNEPVSKPKYQSDKTKDSLKQIIDSLQYVIGSLAPAKGEGKDSITDHGRNNKLLLFNTATGTSLTFKNVSEYIFNKKGTDLLLEQTLDLKDTAITSRIVLYHLLTKKTDTLLRGGNDFKSLALSDDGSQAAFVAQRGAKAKALTKYYTLWHFKQGMDSARILVDTLTPNFRSGDRISEYGKVSFSRSGERLQFATGPARPPKDTSLLDIDKVNVDIWNYKDDYLQPYQLQNQKRERERSYTAVYDFNLQRMMPVGSNNLPAVYEGTLADARYYVAITDTGRRIASQWAGNTRKDVYKVDVANNQYIPAILNLDGDIRASWISPSGKYILWYDNTKRHYQVFDGHTTLNISAGIKVPLYDEENDVPDAPSPYGVMGWQDGDSRILIYDRYDIWAVDPTGRTTPVNLTVNGRKNKITYRYMPTDEEEDFIKAANKTVLSIFDNTSKQSGLAILENNKLSTSLQPLQPLYISQVNKAKNEPVYTYTKESYTQSPDLYLQQAGSERKLSGINPQQANYNWGTAALYQWKTFSGKPATGIIYKPENFDSTKKYPVILYFYEKLSDNLYKYIPPAPTPSRLNISFFVSRGYIVMTPDISYTIGYPAKSAYDYIVSGAQALAKNSWVDSKHMGIQGQSWGGIQVAQLVTMTDMFAAAWSGAPVANMTSAYGGIRWQTGMNRQFQYEKTQSRIGATLWDKPELYIENSPLFHLPQVNTPMVIMANDNDGAVPWYQGIELFTGMRRLGKQVWMLNYNGEEHNLMQRKNRKDIQIREQQFFDWLLKGDKPAKWLIEGVPAVDKGNSWGLETVH, encoded by the coding sequence ATGAAGAAGTTGATCTTGCTGTTGGCTATGCTGGCAGGAGTAATTACCTGTATTGCGCAAAAGAAACCACTTGACCATTCGGTTTACGACAGCTGGCAATCGATTGGTAAAACAATAATTAGTAATAACGGGCAATGGGTTGCTTACATCATTACCGTTCAGGAAGGCGATGATGAGCTGGTGGTTCAATCTACAGTGAACAATAGTAAAACAGTTATTCCCAGAGGATATGAAGCCGGCTTTACCAGCGATAATGCAACGTTGATATTTAAAGTAAAGCCTTTGTTTCAGGATATCCGTAATGCAAAAATCAAGAAAAAGAAAGCTGATGAAATGCCCCGCGACAGCTTTGCGCTACTAACTTTAGCCACAGGAAAGATTGAAAAGTATCCGAATCTCATTTCTCTCAAAACACCAAAAGAATCCAATATATGGGTCGCTGGTCTTTTTAAAAACGAGCCGGTTAGCAAACCTAAATATCAATCGGATAAAACCAAAGACAGCCTTAAACAAATCATTGATTCGCTGCAATATGTAATTGGTTCACTGGCTCCCGCAAAGGGAGAGGGAAAAGACAGTATCACCGATCATGGCAGAAATAATAAGCTGCTGCTTTTCAATACGGCTACCGGCACATCGTTAACATTTAAAAATGTCAGCGAATACATTTTCAATAAAAAAGGAACTGATTTATTACTCGAGCAAACCCTTGATCTGAAAGACACCGCCATAACTTCGCGTATCGTTCTCTATCACCTGCTGACAAAAAAAACAGATACCTTATTAAGAGGTGGTAATGATTTTAAAAGCCTTGCCCTTTCTGACGACGGCAGCCAGGCTGCATTTGTAGCGCAGAGAGGTGCCAAAGCAAAAGCGCTGACCAAATATTATACACTTTGGCATTTTAAACAAGGCATGGATAGCGCCCGTATACTGGTTGACACACTTACACCCAATTTCCGCAGTGGTGATCGTATCAGTGAATATGGCAAAGTGAGTTTTAGCAGATCGGGTGAGCGATTGCAGTTTGCAACGGGGCCGGCACGCCCACCGAAAGATACCAGCCTGTTGGACATAGATAAAGTAAACGTCGATATCTGGAACTATAAAGATGATTACCTGCAACCCTACCAATTGCAAAATCAAAAAAGAGAGCGGGAAAGAAGCTACACTGCCGTTTACGACTTTAACCTGCAACGAATGATGCCGGTTGGCAGCAATAATCTTCCGGCTGTATACGAAGGTACGCTGGCGGATGCAAGATATTACGTTGCCATTACTGATACGGGCAGGCGCATTGCATCTCAATGGGCGGGCAATACCAGGAAAGATGTTTATAAAGTAGATGTAGCGAACAACCAATATATCCCGGCTATCCTCAATCTGGACGGCGATATCAGGGCTTCCTGGATTTCCCCTTCCGGCAAATACATCCTTTGGTATGACAACACCAAACGGCACTACCAGGTGTTTGACGGCCATACTACACTTAACATTTCTGCCGGCATTAAAGTACCATTATATGACGAGGAGAATGACGTACCCGATGCCCCTTCTCCTTATGGTGTAATGGGCTGGCAGGATGGAGACTCCCGGATACTTATTTATGATCGATACGATATATGGGCAGTTGATCCTACAGGAAGAACCACACCGGTAAACCTGACGGTGAATGGAAGAAAAAACAAAATCACTTACAGGTATATGCCAACAGACGAAGAAGAGGATTTTATAAAAGCTGCTAACAAAACTGTCCTGAGTATTTTTGATAATACCAGCAAACAAAGCGGGCTCGCTATTCTTGAAAATAATAAGCTATCCACTTCCTTACAGCCCCTACAGCCATTGTATATAAGCCAGGTCAATAAAGCGAAAAATGAGCCTGTTTATACCTACACGAAAGAAAGCTATACGCAGTCGCCGGATTTATACCTGCAGCAGGCTGGTAGCGAGAGAAAATTATCGGGTATTAATCCACAGCAAGCCAATTATAATTGGGGAACAGCAGCCTTATACCAATGGAAAACCTTCTCAGGCAAACCCGCCACAGGAATTATTTATAAACCTGAGAACTTTGACAGCACTAAAAAATACCCCGTTATATTATACTTCTACGAAAAGCTTTCCGATAACCTGTATAAATATATTCCGCCGGCGCCTACTCCCAGCCGCTTGAACATCTCTTTCTTTGTAAGCCGCGGATATATCGTGATGACACCCGACATATCTTATACCATTGGCTATCCGGCCAAAAGCGCTTATGACTATATCGTAAGTGGCGCGCAGGCATTGGCAAAGAACAGTTGGGTAGACAGTAAGCATATGGGGATACAAGGCCAAAGCTGGGGTGGAATACAAGTGGCGCAGTTGGTAACCATGACAGACATGTTTGCCGCAGCCTGGTCAGGTGCACCCGTTGCCAATATGACTAGCGCTTACGGAGGTATACGCTGGCAAACAGGAATGAACCGCCAATTTCAATACGAAAAAACCCAAAGCCGCATTGGCGCTACGCTCTGGGACAAACCGGAGTTATATATAGAAAACTCCCCGCTATTCCATCTGCCTCAAGTGAATACTCCGATGGTGATCATGGCTAATGATAATGATGGCGCAGTGCCTTGGTACCAGGGCATTGAATTGTTTACAGGCATGCGTCGTTTAGGCAAACAGGTTTGGATGCTGAATTATAACGGCGAAGAGCACAACCTGATGCAGAGAAAGAACCGCAAGGACATACAAATCAGGGAGCAGCAGTTTTTTGACTGGTTGCTCAAAGGCGACAAACCGGCCAAATGGCTGATAGAAGGCGTACCGGCTGTAGATAAAGGAAATAGCTGGGGGCTGGAAACGGTGCATTAA
- a CDS encoding efflux transporter outer membrane subunit, with the protein MNFIEMKNKRTLYYLTPLLMMLIGASSCKVGQNYTQPELNLPREFRAVATADTSSIADVEWKTFFTDPALQSLINKGISYNYDLQIALKRVSASVQTLKQAKLLQLPQVSFSVTAQTTNPSNNSLNGLSIGSFIGQQHVEDFNAAFNLSWEADIWGKIRRQQETTMANYLQTYEASKAVQTQVVANIAQGYYNLLMLDEQLDVAKRNLRLTDSTLHFTRLQRNSGEVTTLAVQQVEAQKQLTELLIPQLEQNIAIQENALSILTGSLPAPVDRSKGLFQAHIPEWLSPGIPSAILSRRPDVRARELELVAANAKAGIAQANMYPSLSISAQGGLSSYLANNWFNIPASLFGTVLGGVTQPVFQQRQLKTQLEIAKIQREQSVLEFRQSVLGAMGEVSDALISTEKLKEQKQIATAQSDTLKHAIKNARLLFKSGMANYLEVLSAQANVLQAELNLANIHRLQLSAAVDLYRSLGGGWK; encoded by the coding sequence ATGAACTTTATTGAAATGAAAAATAAACGCACGCTATATTATTTAACGCCCTTGCTGATGATGCTTATTGGTGCATCCTCCTGTAAGGTTGGTCAAAATTATACGCAACCCGAATTAAACCTTCCGCGGGAATTTCGCGCGGTAGCTACCGCTGATACCAGCAGCATTGCCGATGTAGAATGGAAAACTTTTTTTACAGACCCTGCCCTGCAATCGCTTATCAACAAGGGCATCAGTTATAACTATGATCTGCAGATCGCATTAAAACGCGTGTCTGCATCTGTTCAAACATTAAAGCAGGCAAAGCTCCTGCAATTGCCGCAGGTAAGCTTCAGTGTTACGGCTCAAACCACTAACCCATCCAATAACAGTTTAAATGGTTTAAGCATTGGCAGTTTTATCGGCCAACAACATGTGGAGGATTTCAATGCAGCTTTCAATCTTTCCTGGGAGGCCGATATATGGGGCAAGATTCGTCGCCAGCAGGAAACAACCATGGCTAATTACCTGCAAACTTACGAAGCTTCCAAAGCAGTGCAAACCCAGGTAGTAGCTAATATTGCACAAGGATACTATAACCTGCTGATGCTGGATGAACAACTGGACGTAGCAAAAAGAAATCTGCGATTGACGGACAGTACACTCCATTTTACGAGACTGCAGCGGAATTCGGGCGAAGTAACTACATTAGCCGTACAGCAGGTTGAGGCGCAGAAACAACTCACCGAATTGCTTATTCCTCAACTGGAGCAAAACATTGCCATACAGGAAAATGCGCTCAGCATCCTGACAGGCAGTCTCCCCGCTCCTGTAGACCGTAGCAAAGGACTCTTCCAGGCTCATATACCCGAGTGGCTTTCACCGGGCATTCCATCGGCCATCCTAAGCCGGAGGCCTGATGTACGCGCCAGGGAATTGGAGTTGGTAGCCGCCAATGCAAAAGCCGGCATTGCCCAGGCGAATATGTACCCCAGCTTATCTATTAGTGCGCAAGGGGGCTTGAGCTCTTACCTGGCCAATAACTGGTTTAATATACCTGCTTCGCTGTTCGGTACTGTATTGGGTGGCGTTACGCAACCTGTATTTCAGCAACGCCAGTTAAAAACGCAATTGGAAATTGCAAAAATTCAGAGGGAACAATCCGTTCTGGAATTCAGGCAGTCGGTTTTAGGGGCAATGGGCGAAGTATCGGATGCACTCATTTCTACAGAAAAACTAAAAGAACAAAAACAAATAGCAACAGCTCAATCGGATACGCTGAAGCATGCCATTAAAAATGCACGCCTTTTATTCAAAAGCGGCATGGCTAATTACTTAGAAGTATTGTCCGCACAGGCCAATGTATTACAGGCAGAGTTGAACCTTGCCAATATTCACCGATTGCAGCTAAGTGCCGCAGTTGATCTTTATCGCTCACTGGGAGGTGGATGGAAATAA
- a CDS encoding efflux RND transporter periplasmic adaptor subunit, which produces MKTRTHTPLMSLSALALIVSFTLLQSCTSGSANPGPQNQPPALPVMAVPISPVTVYQEFSSSLEGKVNVEIRPQVDGYLEKIYVDEGAYVTAGQPLFKINGQLYNETLNNAKANVLAAQANVQKAQVDLDRLQPLVDNAVISDVQLKTAKANYNAATAALAQARAMAGNAQINVGYTLIKAPVSGYIGSIPFKTGSLVGRGEAQPLTVLSQVNTMYAYFSMSEPDFIAFKNKYAGETIEQKLKNVPSVELLLADNTVYPQQGTIELVQGQFDKTMGAITFRAAFPNPNKVLRSGNTGKIRLPQLFNQVLVVPQEATFEIQDKVFVFTVDNNNKVASKPISLSGKNSYYYFVNKGLSSGEKIVLSGTGNLKEGAQIQPQWVSADSVLKANPI; this is translated from the coding sequence ATGAAAACAAGAACCCATACACCCCTCATGAGCCTATCGGCACTCGCGCTTATAGTATCATTTACATTATTACAAAGCTGCACCAGCGGATCGGCAAATCCCGGGCCGCAAAACCAGCCACCGGCATTGCCAGTAATGGCCGTTCCCATATCTCCCGTAACGGTTTACCAGGAATTTTCCTCATCGCTTGAAGGAAAAGTAAATGTGGAAATACGTCCGCAGGTAGATGGCTATCTGGAAAAGATCTACGTAGATGAAGGCGCTTATGTTACGGCCGGCCAGCCTTTATTTAAAATTAATGGTCAACTGTATAATGAAACACTCAACAATGCCAAAGCAAACGTGTTAGCCGCACAAGCCAACGTTCAAAAAGCACAGGTTGACCTGGACAGACTTCAACCATTAGTGGACAATGCCGTAATCTCTGACGTGCAACTTAAAACGGCAAAAGCCAATTACAATGCGGCTACCGCAGCACTGGCCCAGGCCAGAGCTATGGCGGGCAATGCCCAGATCAATGTAGGTTATACATTAATTAAAGCGCCTGTTAGCGGTTATATTGGCAGTATTCCATTTAAAACCGGCAGCCTTGTAGGACGAGGAGAAGCACAACCCCTGACAGTGCTTAGCCAAGTCAATACGATGTACGCTTACTTTTCAATGAGTGAACCAGACTTCATTGCTTTTAAAAACAAGTACGCTGGTGAAACCATTGAACAAAAACTAAAAAACGTTCCTTCCGTTGAATTGCTACTGGCTGACAATACGGTTTACCCGCAGCAGGGAACAATAGAGCTGGTGCAGGGACAATTCGACAAAACTATGGGTGCTATTACGTTCCGTGCTGCATTTCCCAACCCGAATAAAGTACTAAGAAGCGGCAACACAGGAAAGATCCGTCTGCCACAACTGTTCAACCAGGTATTGGTAGTGCCACAGGAAGCCACATTTGAAATACAGGATAAAGTTTTTGTATTTACGGTGGACAATAACAACAAGGTAGCCAGTAAGCCTATTAGTCTTTCCGGCAAAAATTCTTATTATTATTTTGTAAACAAAGGGCTTTCCTCCGGTGAAAAAATTGTGCTTTCGGGTACAGGCAATTTAAAAGAAGGTGCTCAAATTCAACCACAGTGGGTGTCGGCAGACAGTGTTCTAAAGGCCAACCCTATATAA
- a CDS encoding amidohydrolase, which produces MRKIIFSVALFFCTTVIIGQNYTQSIATKAQAVQPRLVEWRRHIHQNPELSNREFKTQQYVLAHLKKLGIQTDTLAKTGVIGILKGGKPGPVLALRADMDALPVLERNDLSYKSTAKGEYLGKEVAVMHACGHDAHVAILMGTAEVLASMKKDIPGTVKFIFQPAEEGAPPGEEGGAALMVKEGVMDNPRVDAVFGLHIESWIEEGKVFYKPGPFMAASDWFTIKVKGKQSHGAQPWSSVDPIVTGAQIINSLQQIVSRQQDLTKAPVVLTVGKINSGLRNNIIPEELEMAGTIRTFDTAMQEDIHRRLKHIAENVAAANNATVEVSINKNTPVTYNNIDLTRKIVPVLEKAVGKENVQETKWVTGAEDFSYYGAKAPAVFLYYGGLPKGNDPAKAPPHHTPDFIVSDALLQNGVKIFCNIVFEYGKL; this is translated from the coding sequence ATGAGAAAAATTATATTTTCCGTTGCCCTTTTCTTTTGCACCACGGTAATCATAGGGCAAAACTATACACAGTCAATAGCTACTAAAGCGCAGGCGGTACAACCCAGGCTGGTAGAATGGCGCAGACATATCCACCAGAATCCCGAATTAAGCAACCGGGAATTTAAAACACAGCAATATGTGCTCGCTCATTTAAAAAAGCTCGGCATTCAAACTGACACATTGGCCAAAACAGGTGTAATAGGCATATTAAAAGGAGGTAAACCGGGGCCTGTGCTTGCATTGAGAGCTGATATGGACGCGCTGCCTGTATTGGAAAGAAATGACCTGTCATATAAATCAACCGCAAAAGGTGAATACCTGGGAAAGGAAGTAGCCGTAATGCATGCCTGCGGCCATGATGCGCATGTAGCCATATTAATGGGCACCGCAGAAGTACTGGCATCTATGAAGAAAGATATACCAGGCACTGTGAAATTTATATTTCAGCCCGCGGAAGAAGGGGCTCCTCCCGGTGAAGAAGGCGGTGCAGCGCTTATGGTTAAAGAGGGCGTAATGGATAACCCCCGGGTAGATGCCGTATTTGGCTTACATATTGAAAGCTGGATTGAAGAAGGAAAGGTTTTTTATAAACCCGGACCCTTTATGGCCGCCAGCGATTGGTTTACGATCAAAGTAAAAGGGAAGCAAAGTCATGGCGCACAACCCTGGTCAAGTGTAGATCCTATTGTTACGGGAGCGCAGATCATCAACAGTCTTCAGCAAATTGTAAGCCGGCAGCAAGATCTCACCAAAGCACCGGTGGTACTTACAGTAGGTAAGATCAACTCAGGCTTACGCAACAATATCATTCCCGAAGAACTGGAGATGGCGGGTACTATCCGTACGTTTGACACCGCTATGCAGGAAGACATTCACAGGCGGTTAAAACACATTGCAGAAAATGTAGCGGCTGCCAATAATGCTACTGTTGAAGTGAGTATTAATAAAAACACGCCCGTTACTTATAACAATATTGACCTGACCCGTAAGATCGTACCCGTTTTAGAAAAAGCAGTGGGTAAAGAAAATGTACAGGAAACCAAATGGGTAACAGGCGCCGAAGATTTTTCTTACTATGGAGCCAAAGCTCCCGCCGTATTTCTGTACTATGGAGGCTTGCCCAAAGGCAACGATCCGGCAAAAGCTCCACCCCATCACACACCAGATTTTATTGTTTCGGATGCCCTGTTGCAAAACGGTGTAAAAATATTCTGCAACATCGTGTTTGAATACGGGAAATTGTAG
- a CDS encoding TetR/AcrR family transcriptional regulator, with amino-acid sequence MSVSERKLRDREMVRKKIIDAALHLVKNEGWESLSIRKIADAIEYSAPVIYDHFVNKEAILFEISQDGFKLLLANIHKAISKEKSPQDQLKALVDCYWKFALKNGSYFKLMFGIGMPCCGEGKMKTEFEALQDLIYEIIKKIIIEKKTNIESACYKTHAFWSAIHGFTSIMITRSADVPQTMNVSVLDQMVVNIIENL; translated from the coding sequence ATGAGTGTATCCGAGCGCAAATTAAGAGACAGGGAAATGGTTCGTAAAAAGATCATTGATGCTGCATTGCACCTGGTGAAGAATGAAGGATGGGAATCGTTGTCTATACGTAAAATAGCGGATGCCATTGAATACAGCGCGCCGGTCATCTATGATCATTTTGTCAATAAAGAAGCGATCCTTTTTGAAATATCGCAGGACGGTTTTAAGCTCTTATTGGCAAATATTCACAAAGCCATTTCTAAAGAGAAATCTCCGCAGGATCAATTAAAAGCACTGGTGGACTGTTATTGGAAATTTGCCTTGAAAAATGGCAGCTACTTCAAACTCATGTTTGGCATCGGTATGCCCTGCTGTGGAGAAGGCAAGATGAAAACGGAATTCGAAGCCCTGCAGGATCTTATTTACGAGATCATAAAAAAAATAATTATTGAGAAGAAAACCAATATAGAATCTGCGTGTTATAAAACACATGCTTTTTGGTCGGCAATACATGGTTTTACTTCGATCATGATTACAAGAAGTGCTGATGTTCCTCAAACGATGAACGTATCAGTACTGGATCAAATGGTAGTGAACATTATAGAAAACCTTTAA
- a CDS encoding efflux RND transporter permease subunit yields MLKKFIQRPVLSTVISIILLLLGILSLFALPVTLFPDIAPPSVQVTATYPGANGEVVARSVATPLEEAINGVENMTYMTSNSSNDGTMTLTVFFKQGTDPDIASVNVQNRVSKAVNQIPQEVVQSGISTQKVQNSFIMFTGLYSEDSAQYDELFLENFLKINVIPQIQRIPGVAQAQVFGAKDYSMRIWLKPDRLAANNLSPQDVLGAIRDQSLEAAPGRLGQNSDEIFEYVLKYKGKLNQHEDYENIVIKANANGSVLKLKDLARVEFGAFTYNANNRLNGKPVAGFAILQTAGSNANEILTEVEKQLEELYTTMPKGIKPVTMYNSKEFLDASIFQVRETLIIAFILVFIVVFIFLQDFRSTLIPAIAVPVAIVGTFFFLQLFGFTINLLTLFALVLAIGIVVDDAIVVVEAVHAKMEHKDMPVRKATVQSMNEISGAIISITLVMAAVFVPVGFMQGPAGVFYRQFAFTLAIAILISAVNALTLSPALCALFLKNPHHPGEKGHPHEKKGFLARFFTAFNAGFRSLTNRYVTSLRFLIRRKWVAIGALILISGASYWLIKTTPTGFIPTEDQGFVLYAVNTPPGSSLHRTHKATEAIDQIIKKEPSVNNLWVADGLNFISNASASPYAAGFIRLKDVDERGDLKNPDEIAAALTGKVTSVKDANTFFFNFPTVQGFGNVSGFEFMLQDRTNGPLDKLGNTAGAFIGALMQRKEIAYAFTTFAAGNPQYAIETDFIKAKQLGVSVSELMQTMQIYFGSSFVSDFNRFGKYYRVMAQADIPYRKDAASLDGIFVKNNLGEMVPVKTLVTLKRVFGPETVTRNNLFNAVTINGVPKPGFSTGDAIRAIEETAKTALPRGYSYEWTGITREERSAGSQQIYIFLLSIIFVYFLLAAQYESYILPLAVILTVPAGILGVFMFIGFAGLENNIYVQIGLIMLIGLLAKNAILIVEYAVQRRKRGMSLVASALEASRLRLRPILMTSFAFIVGMLPLIFAKGASAIGNHSIGYSTVGGMLTGVLLGVFLIPVLYIIFQYLQERLVAPKAVEENWELE; encoded by the coding sequence ATGCTAAAAAAATTCATACAACGACCTGTATTATCAACAGTAATCTCCATTATCCTGCTCTTGCTGGGTATACTGTCTCTCTTTGCGCTTCCGGTTACACTGTTCCCAGATATTGCGCCTCCAAGTGTGCAGGTGACAGCAACTTATCCGGGAGCCAATGGAGAAGTGGTAGCCCGCTCGGTGGCCACGCCTCTTGAAGAGGCCATTAATGGTGTAGAGAATATGACCTATATGACCTCCAACTCCAGTAACGACGGTACTATGACCCTTACTGTATTTTTCAAACAGGGCACTGATCCGGATATCGCATCGGTGAACGTACAAAACAGGGTATCAAAGGCGGTCAACCAGATTCCGCAGGAAGTAGTACAATCCGGTATTTCCACTCAGAAAGTACAAAACAGCTTTATCATGTTTACCGGGCTTTACAGTGAGGATAGTGCCCAATATGATGAATTGTTCCTGGAAAATTTTCTCAAGATCAATGTCATTCCGCAAATACAGCGCATTCCCGGAGTAGCACAGGCACAGGTATTTGGCGCCAAGGATTACTCTATGCGTATATGGCTCAAACCCGACCGCCTGGCAGCGAATAACCTTTCTCCCCAGGATGTATTGGGTGCTATCAGGGATCAAAGTCTGGAAGCCGCTCCAGGTCGCCTGGGTCAGAACAGCGATGAAATATTTGAATATGTATTGAAGTACAAAGGCAAGTTGAACCAGCATGAAGATTATGAAAATATAGTGATCAAAGCAAATGCCAATGGCTCGGTATTGAAACTGAAAGACCTGGCCCGCGTAGAGTTTGGCGCTTTTACCTATAATGCCAATAACCGTTTAAACGGGAAACCTGTTGCCGGGTTTGCGATATTGCAGACGGCAGGTTCCAACGCCAATGAAATTCTTACAGAAGTGGAGAAACAACTGGAGGAATTATATACCACTATGCCTAAAGGTATCAAACCTGTTACCATGTACAATTCCAAGGAATTTTTGGATGCGTCCATTTTCCAGGTGCGTGAAACGCTGATCATCGCGTTCATACTGGTATTTATTGTGGTGTTTATCTTCCTGCAGGATTTCCGCTCTACGCTGATACCCGCTATTGCAGTACCGGTGGCCATTGTAGGTACTTTCTTTTTCCTGCAACTATTTGGTTTTACGATCAACCTGCTGACACTGTTTGCGCTTGTATTGGCGATTGGTATTGTAGTGGACGATGCTATAGTAGTAGTAGAGGCAGTACACGCTAAAATGGAACATAAAGACATGCCGGTACGCAAGGCCACAGTTCAGTCTATGAACGAGATTTCCGGGGCCATCATTTCAATTACCCTGGTTATGGCTGCCGTGTTTGTGCCCGTTGGCTTCATGCAGGGTCCGGCAGGTGTATTCTACAGGCAATTTGCCTTTACACTAGCGATCGCCATCCTGATTTCAGCAGTGAACGCGTTAACATTGAGCCCTGCTCTTTGTGCCCTGTTTTTAAAGAACCCTCACCACCCGGGAGAGAAAGGACACCCACATGAGAAAAAAGGTTTCCTGGCCCGTTTCTTTACGGCATTCAATGCAGGCTTCCGTTCTTTAACCAACCGGTATGTGACCAGTCTCCGGTTCCTCATTCGCAGAAAATGGGTGGCGATCGGAGCGCTCATACTGATCTCAGGGGCCAGCTACTGGCTCATCAAAACAACGCCCACCGGGTTTATTCCCACCGAAGACCAGGGCTTTGTATTATATGCAGTAAATACACCGCCCGGAAGTTCTTTGCACCGTACTCATAAAGCCACAGAAGCCATTGATCAAATCATCAAAAAAGAGCCTTCTGTTAATAATCTTTGGGTAGCAGATGGATTGAACTTTATCAGCAATGCCAGCGCATCTCCCTACGCGGCAGGTTTTATAAGGTTAAAAGATGTGGATGAACGTGGCGATTTAAAAAATCCGGATGAGATTGCGGCAGCATTGACAGGTAAGGTAACCTCCGTAAAAGATGCCAATACCTTCTTCTTCAATTTCCCTACGGTACAGGGATTTGGTAATGTAAGCGGCTTTGAATTTATGCTGCAGGACCGCACCAACGGCCCATTGGACAAATTAGGCAATACTGCAGGCGCTTTTATAGGAGCCCTGATGCAGCGTAAAGAAATAGCATATGCCTTTACTACGTTTGCTGCGGGCAACCCACAATACGCTATTGAGACAGACTTTATCAAAGCCAAGCAACTGGGGGTGTCGGTAAGCGAGTTGATGCAAACCATGCAGATCTATTTCGGTAGCAGCTTTGTATCTGACTTTAATCGCTTTGGTAAATATTACCGTGTAATGGCCCAGGCTGACATTCCTTACCGCAAGGACGCTGCCTCACTGGATGGCATTTTTGTAAAGAATAATCTCGGCGAAATGGTACCGGTTAAAACGCTTGTTACGTTGAAACGTGTATTTGGTCCGGAAACCGTAACCCGCAATAATCTCTTTAATGCGGTTACCATTAATGGTGTTCCCAAACCTGGTTTTAGCACCGGCGATGCGATCAGGGCCATTGAGGAAACTGCAAAAACAGCCCTGCCCAGAGGCTACTCTTATGAATGGACGGGTATCACCCGCGAAGAAAGAAGCGCCGGTAGCCAACAGATCTATATTTTCCTGCTCAGCATCATCTTTGTATACTTCCTGCTGGCCGCACAGTACGAGAGCTATATCCTGCCGCTGGCAGTTATCCTTACGGTTCCGGCGGGTATACTGGGCGTGTTCATGTTTATCGGTTTTGCCGGACTTGAAAACAATATTTATGTGCAAATTGGGCTAATCATGCTGATTGGGCTTTTAGCCAAGAATGCCATCCTGATTGTGGAGTATGCAGTTCAAAGGCGGAAGAGAGGGATGAGCCTGGTAGCCTCTGCGCTGGAAGCTTCGAGATTAAGGCTACGCCCGATATTAATGACTTCCTTTGCCTTCATCGTTGGTATGCTGCCGCTCATATTTGCGAAAGGCGCTTCGGCTATCGGTAATCATTCAATTGGTTACAGCACGGTAGGCGGGATGCTTACCGGTGTATTGCTGGGTGTATTCCTCATTCCTGTCCTATATATCATTTTCCAGTACCTGCAGGAAAGACTGGTAGCGCCAAAAGCAGTTGAAGAAAATTGGGAATTGGAATAA